GCGCTCCTCGGGGTATTCGAGCGTCACCGTCGGCTTGAACATGTTCTTGAAGGTGATCTTCAAGCCTCCGACGACTTGCGGCAAATAGCTGCGCTCCCAGATGCTCAGCGGCTTGCGTTCAACGACTTTGGTGGCCATGGGCGGTTGGGGGCAAATGGTTTAACCCTCGATGAGGGCGATGATAATGAGGTAGAGGACGAAGTTGGCGACCGCGAGCGGCAACAGCTTCTTCCAGCCAAGGGTCATCACCTGGTCGTAGCGGAAGCGCGGGAGCGTCCAACGGACCCAGATGAAGAGGAAGATCAGCGCGCAGGTCTTGCCAAGGAAGACGAGGATGCTGAGGGCGGCCCCGAGGATGCCGGCGGGCATCGTGATCCAGGGCAGGTTCCAGCCACCGAGGAAGAGCGTCACAAACACACCGGAGCCGATGATGATGTGGGTATACTCGCCAAGGAAGAAGAGGCCGAACTTGAAGGCGCCATACTCGGTGTTGAAGCCGGCCACGAGGTCGGTCTCCGATTCCGGCATGTCGAAGGGCGCACGGTTCGTCTCGGCAAAGAGCGAGACGAGGAAGATGAGAGCGCCGAGCGGCTGATAGAAGATCGTCCAGGCCGGAAGCACGCCCCACATGTGGTTGCCCTGCGCCTGCACGAGGTTGAACAGGTTGAGGCTGCCACCGGTTTCGGGCGCGAACCACATGAACACGGGCAGCAGGGCGAGGCCCATCGCCAGTTCGTAGGAGATCATCTGCGCGCTGGCGCGGATGCCGCCGAGGAAGGGATACTTGGAGTTGCTGGCCCAGCCGGCGAGGATGATGCCGTAGACGCCGAGCGAGCTGACCGCGAGGATGAAGAGGATGCCGATGTCGACATTGGCCAGCACCAGCGGCATGGCCTGTCCATCCACGTAGTACACACCAAAGGGCAGTACCACCATGGTGATCAAGGCCGGAGCGAGAGAAATCATCGGCGCCAGCACGTAGTAAAACTTCTTCACGTGGCCAGGAATCGGGTCTTCCTTAAAAAGGAACTTCACCCCGTCAGCCAGCGGCTGCCAAATGCCCAG
The nucleotide sequence above comes from Verrucomicrobiota bacterium JB022. Encoded proteins:
- a CDS encoding NADH-quinone oxidoreductase subunit H, with product MDWIDILLKVIYALVMVAVVMTIAGYSVLAERKIASWIQGRVGPNRTALPGLSALPVIGPMLVKLGIWQPLADGVKFLFKEDPIPGHVKKFYYVLAPMISLAPALITMVVLPFGVYYVDGQAMPLVLANVDIGILFILAVSSLGVYGIILAGWASNSKYPFLGGIRASAQMISYELAMGLALLPVFMWFAPETGGSLNLFNLVQAQGNHMWGVLPAWTIFYQPLGALIFLVSLFAETNRAPFDMPESETDLVAGFNTEYGAFKFGLFFLGEYTHIIIGSGVFVTLFLGGWNLPWITMPAGILGAALSILVFLGKTCALIFLFIWVRWTLPRFRYDQVMTLGWKKLLPLAVANFVLYLIIIALIEG